The DNA segment TACTTGAGACTAggccaagtatattcttaaagtCTATGGATACGAAGCtaaaatcggcaccagtatcaagcAGAAtagatgcatagcgttggttaaTAGGGAAAGTACCAGTAACCACatttggatcctggcgtgcttccctggATCCAATTGTAAACACCCTTCTTCGAGGTtgattgtttttagggcaatccttcttgattTGTTGCGGTTAAGGAAGGAAGACCACCATGGACCCACCAAATGGAAAATTTACCGGTGGGAATCGATTCGGGTACAAAGCCTTCGTTAGAATGTCCACCAAATGTGGAGTTGAAGGAGCTACCAAAACACTTGAAATATGCATTTTTGGGGGAAAACGACACCTTACCGGGGATCATTGCTTCTAACTTAGAGGTAGCTCATGAGGAGGATTTGTTGCAGGTATTGAAGGCTTATAAGGCGCCAATTGGATGGACGATAGCCGACTTGAAAggtattagtccatccattgtcatgcacaaaatcatcacaaacGAAGATGCAAAGCCTACCCGTGAAACGCAAAGAAGGTTGAACCCGAATTTGAGAGAGGTGGTAAAGAAAGAAGTTATAAAATGGTTGGATGCGAGGATTATCTATCCCATCTCGGACAGTGCGTGGGTAAGTCAGACTCAGGTAGTGCCTAAAAAGGCCGGCATCCAGGTAATAAAAGATGAACAAGGCGAGCAAATTGCCACCTGACCGGTCaccgggtggcgagtttgcattgactataGAAAATTAAACACCGCTACctctaaggaccatttcccgttaccttcattgaccaaataattgaaaaactttcgggtcaaaaatattaatgttttttggatgggtattcgggttataaccaaattgctattcacccagacgaccaacacaaaaccacgtttacatgtccatatggtacatttgGTTTTCGGCGAATTCTGTTTGGACTATGTAATGCCCCGGCCAccttccaacgatgtatgatgagtatattttcggaTATGGTCGGGGAgtctcttgaagtgtttatggatgatttttccatctTTGGCCCAAGTTTTGAGTCTTGTCTTGATgagttagaaaaagttttaaaaaggtgtgttgagacaaacttggtGCTAAGTTAGGAAAAAAGTCactttatggttcaagagggtattATGTTGGGTCATGTGATCTTGGACCGGGGGATGGAGGTAGATAAAGCAAAgattcgggtaatttcatctctacctccaccaaagaatgttaagggggtgagatcatttttgggacatgcggggttctatagaaggtttattaaaggttttagtgtaattacaaaacctttatgtaatttgttattaaaagatgtcccttttgattttactgacgaatgtttgcaagcgtttaatgttttgaaggaacagttggtgaaaGCTGATATCTTGTAACCACCGGATTGGTCGAACCcatttgaaattatgtgtgatgctagAGACACGACCATTGGAGCGGTTTTGGGTCAAAGAGTTGACAAGAAGCTGGTGGTGATTTATTATTCAAGTAAAACTTTGTTCGAGTcgcaactgaattacaccacaaccgaaaaagaattattagcggtggtgtatgtcTTGGCCAAGTTTAGATCTTATATTTAGGGGAGCAAGGTGATCGTGTATTCGGATCAGAGCGCGGTCCGATATTTGATGGAAAAGAAAGATGCAAAGCCCCAgttgattcgttgggtgcttttgttacaagagtttgatttggaaaTTCGGGACAAGAAGGGTTGTGAAAATGTTGTGGCGGATCACTTGTCCCGAATTCCATTAGAAGGTGTTGATGATCCTAGTGAGATTAATGAACGGTTTCCCGATGAGCATTTGTTGGCCGTGTCTACTTTTGTGGCACCTTGCTATCCTCATTATGTGAATTACTTGGCCAAGGGTGCAATTCCAAATCATTGGACCCAGAAACGAAGAAAACAATTTTTGAGCCAAGTCAaacaatacatttgggatgaaccggatctaTTTAAGACTGGACCCGATCAAGTGATAAGAAGATGTGTTCCCGAGACCGAAGTATTAGAGATTTTGACCCATGCTAATTCATCGGCATGTGGATGGCATTTTCATGGGAACAAAACGGGATATCGGGTGTtctcatgtgggttttattggcctacAATCTTTAAGGATGCTTGCGAGTTTGCTCAAAATTGTGTAAATTGTTAAAAAGTGGGAAGCATTTCGAAGCGGGATGAAATGCctttacaaccaatcttggtGGTGGAGGtgtttgatgtttggggaatGAATTCATGGGTCCTTTTCCAAATTCAAACGGGTTCTTGTACATCTTAGTTGCGGTAGATTACGTCTCaaaatggattgaagctatcGCTACAAGAATCAATGACCATTCCGTTGTGTGCAAGTTCATGCAATCAAACATCTTCACTCGTTTCGGTGTCCCAAGAGTTATAATTAGTGGTGGTAGTTCACACTTCAAAAATTTTAATTTCGGGAAATTATTGAAAAGATACAACGTGAACCACCGAGTTGCTACACCGTACCATCCGCAAACAAGTGGACAAgttgaagtgtccaaccgtcaaattaaAGAAATTCTCATGAAGACGGTTCGAACGGATAGGAAAGATTGGTCAAGCAAGCTAGACGATGCGTTGTGGGCATATCGGACGACCTACAAAACTCCAATTGGTACCACTCCTTACTGGATGATGTATGGGAAGGGATGTCATCTACTAATGAAGTTGGCACATCGAGCACATTGGGCAATACGGTGAATGCGGATTATGACGAAGAGGTTCGAGTTAGAAAGCTTCAATTGAGTGAAATTGAGGAGATTCGAGACGAAGCATACGAATGTGCATCCGCATATAAAGACAAACTTAAGAAGGTTCATGATGCAAAGCTAAGAAAGAAGAACTTCAAAGTGGGTCAAAAAGTGTGGTTGTACAATTCAAGATTGAAGATGTTTGCGGGTAAACTCAAGAGTAAATGGATGGGTCCTTATGTCATCCGGAGAGTGGGAAGATTTGGTGATGTTGATATTCAAGATGAGCAAACCAACAAGCAACAAACTGTGAATGGGCATCGGCTTAAACCGTACCTGGAAGACAATGACATCAACAATCTCGAGCTCGACAAAGTGGGTTACATTTTACGCCCAATGGATGACGAGGAAGCTtgaaagaggcccaggtttggtagtgtaaatatttagtttagtttgttttgttttcaaaTAAATACCGTCTCCGTTTAAAACTTGTGTTCGagacaagtgtggggaaattCTTACGAATTGCCCGAACATTGTGTTGAGGATAACACGGGTTTTTAAAGGGGGGTAGGGTATAATTTTGCACGTTtttgaaaaattataaaaaccataaaaatcataaaatttCGAACAGTTAAAAAAACACGTAAAACAATTTTTGCAAGTGAAAATCAAAAGAGCCAAAAATGCCCAGTTGCCGTCGTAAGCTACAGTGGGCAGCGTAGCTTAAGGTGGCCTTTGAATAAAAAAACTCCCTTACGCCATTGATTAACTGTCTTACAGTGAAGAAAAGAAGCCTAGTTACCACCGTAACCTACGGCGCCGAGTTTGGTCAATGGGGGCCTTCGAAGTCGCTGTCggcattttataaaaaaacacgaaattaataattaataataaccATTAACATCACAAGTGTAACTCCCAACCACAAGAATTCTGCCAACACCCCATCCACACAATTTTTTTTCTAACAATCCTTTTCACCCTCTTTCTTCTCCTTCATCTCCCCCACATAAACCCTAACCTCCATAACTTCAAGGTTCCATAACTTCCTCATAACTTGGCCAAATCCAGTGATTTTTTAGTCAATCTTGACTAAAATTTCACAAGGAATTCAGATATATACTAGTATTTCGAAGATTCCTTTGTTTTGGTTGTCGAATTTGAGCAATTAGGGTCCGGAAATTTGGGGCTTTTTGGTGGGTTTTTACTTAATTGAAGTTCTTGTTATTCTAATCTTCTTGAAGGTCAAGGTATGCAATTTCTTTCCATTATTTGAAGTACATCGTAGATTTGTAAGTTTCCATTCTTGTTTTTGCTTACACACTTGCTTGTAGAAGTTAGATGATAGGATTTTGTTGAGTTATTGAACTTATGGTTATAGATATATATGATATCTTGATTTAAAACTTTTGGGAAACTCTAAATTGTGGAGAcatcatgctaaatttttgtttGAAAGATTAAATCTTTGGTGTTTATATATCTATAACCATAGTGTCAAgaaagtgtggggatgttttgaCGGTGAACTCATATagtttttgtgtttgttttgtgATGTGTGTAGGACATGGTGAGAAACCGGAATGGACATCCGGTTCCCTACTTAAGCAACCCGAGGAGTGGCGAGCTGATTTGTTTCACGAATAAATGAATAAGTTGCAACAACGGAAAAAGGCCTTCATTTGTGAGAAAGAGATTCGGGAAGTGGATTTCGGGCCTTTTGGGATAACGGATAAGTTCAAGGCTTTGGGTTGGGAGGCGGCTCTTAAATGTTATGACAATGAGGTGAAGACAATGTATGATCAACAAATTCAAGAGTGGATGGCCACGCTCGAATGTCCTCCATTCAAGGCCCCAAATAAGATGAAACTCATTGGAACGGTTAACGGGGTGAAAGTTGAGATGTCATACGATTCCTTACGCCGCATTGCAAAGTTTGATAGTAAGTCGTCTAATCAATACATTTATCCAAGCCTAAAAGAACTTTACCATGAACCCGAAAAACACCCCCAATGGCAACACATGCTCGATTACCTCTTTATCCCGGGTACTACACATGGGAAGTTGTTGAGGAGGAATTTGAGGATTGAGGCGAAGTTGATGCTAGTGTTGTGCACACAAAATGTTATTCCGCGGAGGGGTGATAAAATGGAGGTTAGATTCTCGGTTCTTAGTTGAACAATATTTGGCTCGGCCGAAATAGTGGTGACAGAAAGATTGTTCCCCATTGCCGATTGATTACGAGTCAAGAGGGCGATCAAGGCAGCAGCagttgttggtgcagtcatctgtcgtcttcgtcttaatatcgagtcccggtctcgttgcggatccgatcaggcatgacatcacgagtgacatcacataGGTGAGATCACAAGTGACATCtcctaggtgacatcacaagtgatgtcctGAAACAACAAATTGTGTGGTAGCTGTTTGTTGTCAAAAGCCAAAAATGATATAAATGTTCACACAAAAGACAAATTACTTGGAGGTCCAATGAGAAGCAAAATGATGAAGGCCCAATCACAAGAGATGAGCATATGATGGTCAAATGAGAGTTTTCATTCATGGCAGTTTGAATCATGTAAAATAATGTTGACCGTTTGAAAATTCAACTGTTGGCCGTTTGAAGCTATAACTTCCGTTTGAAGTAGGATCCGTTTGAAGTTAAGTTTCCATTTGAAAGGTTTCAAACGGTTAGGTAGATAGTATAAATAGGTTCATGTCtttgtcatttgtaacggtcagGACAAAttataccgaggtgctgccggtatttcctctcactgtaaacgttgttaaatgaatgaacaagaggattaaagtgtagtTCAAGCTGTTTCgtagtgcgtttcttagttttcgcctctgaaacgtacgaaagctcttctgatcgactcattcaggtcgaaaccgatcctacaagtggtatcagagctcaggaggaagagttctattcaattcagctgcattttctacttctacacctttctttctaaaaattttcaagttttcacgGTTGAAATTGGCTGAAACTTTCACAATGTGTGTGTAATGATGTTTTAACAAAGCTTTGAGAATCTCAGCTTAAAACTCGACgtaaaagtggtaaaaatggcttaaaaaaGGGTGTCCGTTTGAACGAAACATTGCTTGTCCGTTTGAAAATCACTTCCCATCGTTTGAAATAAGCTTCCTATCGTTTGAAACCGGGCTGTACCGTTTGAAAACtggtcctatcgtttgaaaagGTTACACATCGTTTGAACAAACACTTCCGTTTGAAAAGGTTACACATCGTTTGAACAAACACTTCCGTTTGAAAAGGTTACACATCGTTTGAACATATAATATCCGTTTGAAAATATCACTGTTTGAAACGTCAAATGAAAATCGATTGCATGTGACTATCTTTGTTCTTGTCGGCCACAAAAAGAATCAAATGATATGATTCAGTATTGCATGTGATTCTCATAATCTGTCATGGCTCTTTCATGTTTTGTTGGTTAAGTCTTGTCGGTTGAATAGCAGCCCACGTGAATCATTGTGTTTAAAAAAATTTACGGTCCAATAAAGAGGAATTAAAAGTGTTGTAAGGTCTTGCATGTGAAAGACTTTGAGGCCCAATCACGGGACTTGTATGTGCTGTTTGATGTTGTCAACATGTGTTGCATGATTATCACCGACCCACTAAGGCCCAATTAATAATCATTTACCAAAAGTTGTTGTCGGCTGCATGCTATATACATTTAAGGCCCACTAATAATTGAGTTTAGTGATTAAATTGGTCCTATCATAATTCATTGTGTATTGGGTCACAGTTGTTGGTCATTGAAGATATAAGTATCAATTGTCAGCCACTAAAAAGTTGGTCAAATTATATTGCGGACATGTGATCAAAAGGCCCAATCAAGTGATTAAGTGGGCTTGGATCAAAGCTTTTTGGCCGAAAATTTTAGATATTGAGCTGGTGGTTTCATTTGAATTGGAGTTTTGAAATTGGGATACAAACGGTTAGTATGTTTCGTGAAAAGTGAATTTGAGAAACTTTGAAGATCAAAACATGGAGTTTGAGGAATTGTTGGCATATGTGTATCATGAATCTCAACAGTATTTTCCGACAAAGCAAGAAGAAGAAACAGTCTCAGCAAAAGAAGTTGTTAAAAAGGTTCCGATTTTTGATCATTCATCTGATGAAGAAAGTGACAATTATGAAGAGAAAATCCGGAAGCTTGAATATCTTAAACAACAACTTCCATCTGATCAACGTAGTGGAAAATTATTTTATGccgataaaattgaaaaattgaaagaaaaacaaGATGCAAAAAGAAAGATTCAAAAGGCAGTCATTGTTAAAGAAAAGATCAGAGCTGAGAAGATTGAACATGTTCCATTGGTCAAGATTGAGAAAGTAGAATCTGAAAAACCTGTATCTGTGAATCCTGAATCAGAGTTAAAGAAAGAGATTGCAGAAAATGCACCTATCTTTGATCATTCATCGGAAGAAGGAGCTTTAAAGGCTGAAGAAtttgtgaagaatgaaacaggttgctcaaaatgtgacaacttcaagactgagaatgacaaactcttgaaagatgcggaaagtttgacatctgaAGTCAGGAAGTTGAACAATGAGAAACAaattgatgaaaaacagattctaaatttacagggaaattgtgagaagttgaaatctGAGAATGTTAAACTGTTAAATGACTTAAACAGTTTAATatcagaaaacaaggttttgaaagaaaaagaaaaagactttgaaagcaaaaagaaatcatcagaaaatgaagatttctggataaagcttgagaacagaaacttgaaagcaaatgaaacgaaatttcaagaacagataaaagttttggaacatgaaaagtctgttcttgaaaacatgaataatgaaaatgaaaaatcaatcaagtctcatcttgtaaaaatatctcagcttgaaaatgaagctgagaattcaagaaacaagattgatgaacttgagaagaaattgaaaggttttgtgacttcatcagacagtttgaattttccctgtccaaaacctatcaattcagttccaataagtgacgatgtcacaaactttgacaatgtcaaagttgaagattgtgatgagaaatctgatgatgaaaatgaaaaagttgaaaaacaaaaattgtttttgaaattaaaagaaaaatttcagaaaattgttctacaatcaactgaaaaaggtgaatactctaagcaaaaacctttgaagaagaaagtggaacagaaacaaaaagataaaaatttgaaaaatgttcaaaaagataataaaagttcattagatcgatcatccaatcgcaatgcaaaattacaaaaagtaaaaaatgaaaactcaaaatttgtttgtaataagtggtgcaggtcggaccacagtgctcaaaagtcaaatccagcaatcaagagaagaaaagagtatcaccaagctaaacagtgctttgatctgagcgtttggtatgaaaatggtgattggtacgataacagagtgtgttacagatgcggctatcaaggacacattgatgttaactgccagagttggagatatgagacgagaagatgctataattgtcaaatcaaaggtcacattgccagggattgcccaaggagatcaaatgaaagattgagggttaattctcagaaattggcaaagattctagtcaatgtcaagcccaaagaacagaacgttcaagaacctaaagttcaagaaaagaaagtgaagctttctcaggggcaaaatgacaaactgcaaaagaagaggaagaaggccagagaatatctggagaagattttgtcctcgggttcaccggacagatcgaataagagttctgatgaatcaacttcctcggttgcaaagtcaagcaagctgaattcatcagatacaaatctgaggactaaagaggataagaagaagaagaaagtgaagttttcacttcccggcgatgaatctgactcatcaaagtcagacaagccatctgcaggcaatgattatggttcgtcaaagccagaggagccattggttgaggtaaaattgtcgaaaacacccaaggttggtcgggcttgggtggatctttttaaatgaaaaacctgacttgccggagctcccaggttggtaagcgtggagcatgaatcggcatctttcttgaattttatccggtaacgtcaatcatacagtcggtaaagaggtttgtttatgtttgttggttataattacaagtggttagatgatttgattgtatatggtaaatcaaggacattaagttgtacttgtattttcctacatatggttggaagacaagatgatgaaccataaccccgaacatttgtttgataaatctacaagtggtaaaatcaatcaaacttattttccagaaaaacaattttgattaaaacaaacttaagtgttttgaaatctaaatgggaaaatagtttgttgatagggggatttctgattgtttatgcctagtgaatggcgatttgatgtgatttaatatcggttgtcatgtttttgtacagtttgttttcatatttttgttaatgtgtttgcattttagggggagtagaagattttagaaaatccaaaaacattagaaaatttgaaaaaaaccaaaaacatgataaaatcaaaaatgagttttgttgtgaaaaagaggaaatgatagtacatcagtggactatcacaacatgctaaagaattggaaagtttaaaagtgataaacaatcttactgcggatgtgtcagtaggtttttgcacatttagtaaattgaaacgagatataaacctaattcaaacttgcttgattcgtgggtaactattcttgaatatatgggtaacccccgaaatcttgtttgaaaggtcccgtattctgagatactaggtctttatactcagtgatatctggggtattatcccgggacttctgctgtatggaagtactgacctagtccccggataatacttttcgcaaaatgcttgaaacatagcatcgccctcagcaagctgatgaaacaataaaattgatagtcgatgttgttgtaatcaaaagatcctctaaaggggacccacttaaagtcgaagccgtcatctctctgcgtatacggaagtatcgacctgagctctcacggccctcgcacataacccctttacagatatcatctgtggtatactcacctgtaagactgaatattgggatctggatacaggagtatattcgagtggagtgatacacaatcaagtttaagtttctaaaacactaatatcgtatctcgaatcgattgaagtttgtgtgaaaatttaaagtggaccaatatactgacaatataggtaaattgtttagaactgggtatgtttaaagcttaatggtgttagtgattagtcataaaactgatatgatcctcttacacaaactcacaaaaatattgtttctAAATATTTTGTTTTCTCTGCAtttcatttttatacattcaaaaatccaaaaagatttttagtgtgttttagcataaattttgaaaaatacaaaaagattttcgacaactgatgttgaagagctaattttcaaaattccgagtgctaaacatgatgaacagatggtttgggaaagtgtgtttgtttttgaaaaattaaaatatatcttcaagtggtttatcaaagattaacattgtaaaatcattctttgattgtATTATTTCTGCAAATGGTTCATTAGCTGGTGACATTGTTTTTACAAGTTATCATCAGagaatttatttttgggtagagaatgtgTAGGTTATatgaagatagagtgccaggttccgatacctgaagattgCGTGATTTCAACAAGCCaggctgcgatcccagcatatcgaaagggggagtctgaagacatccgagtagaAATTGGTCGTGaagagtctgttgatgatgatgaaaagactgataaagactaaagtCGTTGAAGACttgacacttaagactcgtcaacatctgagggggagtctgttggtgcagtcatctgtcgtcttcatcttaatatcgagtctcggtctcgttgcggatccgatcgggcatgacatcacgagtgacatcacataggtgacctcacaagtgacatcacctaggtgacatcacaagtgatgtcatgaaaCAACAAATTGTGTGGTAGCCGTTTGTTGTCAAAAGCCAAAAATGATATAAATGTTCACACAAAAGACAAATGACTTGGAGGTCCAATGAGAAGCAAAATGATGAAGGCCCAATCACAAGAGATGAGCATATGATGGTCAAATAAGAGTTTTCATTCATGGCAGTTTGAATCATGTAAAATAATGTTGACCGTTTGAAAATTCAACTGTTGGCCGTTTGAAGCTATAACTTCCGTTTGAAGTAGGATCCTTTTGAAGTTAAGTGTCCGTTTGAAAGGTTTCAAACGGTTAGGTAGATAGTATAAATAGGTTCATGTCtttgtcatttgtaacggtcagGACAAATTATACcaaggtgctgccggtatttcctctcactgtaaacgttgttaaatgaatgaacaagaggattaaagtgtagtTCAAGCTGTTTTgtagtgcgtttcttagtttccgcctctgaaacgtacgaaaGCTCTTCTGATcaactcattcaggtcgaaaccaATCCTACAGCAGTAGCGGAGCATTTGGGTTCGGGGGATTTGCGGAGATGATGACGTCTATCTTTGGACCTCCGCAGCCAAAGTATTATTGACCAGGTTGTATTTCGCTCCATCTTGTATATTTGTGTAATTTTTCATGTCTTAAGTTTATGGTTGGGAGCTCGCGTGGTGTTTGTCTGTTTGATGTGATTTATGGGATGTGCTAGTCGGTGGTgtgtttttaatttaaaaaaaaaaaatacaaaaagaaatttgtggtttgagaGCATAAGCAAAAGTTAGTGTTTTTGTTGAAAGCGATCTTCccttcaaaaccatacattgggacaatgtatcccaagtgtggggatgagggaaAAATTTtgagaatttaaaaaaaaaattgttgttaaGCCAAGCGGAAAATTGTTGAGATTTGAAAACTTAACATTGCACCACATGACACACCAACACCTTTTCTAGTCAATTCTTGGTAAGTTCTTGGGCCACATATGATTATTAGAGATTCTTTCTTtgttttgagtggcggtgtgtggtttgtgttaatagaacttgtgtatGAATGCTTGTTAAATCCTAGAATTAGCATGCTTGTAAAAATGATAAGGgcttttaggtagcctcgtcttgatgtgtgagagtgtgggattggggggttggacctcatacgttacatatatgagcttggtattgtgtgTGGGGAGGGGGTTTGGTCTTTAGAAAACCATGTTTGAGCCTTATGCCATTCGATTGTGACCCAAGCCTATTTCTTACAAAAACTTTACCTATTGAGACGACCCGGTTTAGGAGCTTTAGTATGTAGTTGTTGATGTTTCTGTATATATTGTTGAGCTTTTGTTCTTTATGATTTGttaaaaaagagagagaaaaatacaaaaagaaggatttTGTTGTGATAGTAGATGAAAATGTTGATAAAGTTGTGTATATAGTTGATGTTTGCTTTGTTTAGTAGTAGAAATAAAAACGGGGTTGAATCAATG comes from the Helianthus annuus cultivar XRQ/B chromosome 4, HanXRQr2.0-SUNRISE, whole genome shotgun sequence genome and includes:
- the LOC110892388 gene encoding uncharacterized protein LOC110892388, whose protein sequence is MSSTNEVGTSSTLGNTVNADYDEEVRVRKLQLSEIEEIRDEAYECASAYKDKLKKVHDAKLRKKNFKVGQKVWLYNSRLKMFAGKLKSKWMGPYVIRRVGRFGDVDIQDEQTNKQQTVNGHRLKPYLEDNDINNLELDKVGYILRPMDDEEA